GGCTTGTAGAGCCAGTTGCGCAACGAGCGCTCCTGGCCACGGGCGAGCCGCTGCACGACCTTGACGTCGCCGGCGTTGCGCTGGATCAGGGCGAGCGTGTGCAGCACCTGGTCGTGCACCATGGCGGCGACCTCGGCGCGCTCGGTCTCCCGGATCCGGCCCTCGCGCTCGGCGCGGAGCTGGTTGAACGTGCGCCACAGGGCCGGGCCGGCGACCACCGCGACGCCGAACAGGCCGACCAGCGCGAAGATCACGCCGTTGACGACGGCGCCGATGTCACCGGACGGTGCGTAGACCGCGACCACGCCGATGATGCCGGTCGCGACCAGCACGCCGCCGCCGATGAAGCGGAGCAGGAAGGCCCGGCGGTCACTCTCGTCGACCACCGCCGCGAGCCAGGGCATCTGGGGCAGCGTCTCGCTCCACTGCCGGCGCCGCTCCGGGTCGGACTGGTGCCAGATCACGCCGGCGCCGACCGCCACGAGCGCGATCAGCCAGCCACCGGTGGCCGCGGCGCCCACCGAGTCGAACAGGATGCCCTGGGTGATCAGCACCGCGACACCGATCACCAGGAACGGCAGGATCTGGGCGAAGCTGCGGCGGGTGGCGTCTTCGGAGGTGCGCGCCCGTTGCGGCAACACCGCCCAGAAGGCGGCGTAGAGGAGCAGGCCCAGCCCGCTGAACCCCAGCAGCAACACGAACGCCACGCGTACCCGGGTGGCCGGGATGCCGAGATGGTCGGCCAGACCGGCGGCCACGCCGGCGACCATGCGGCGGTCGCGGGCGCGGTAGAGGCGCGGGGCAGTCGGTGCGGTGATGACGGGCTCCTTCCGGGTGGTTTCGATCGTCACACGCATCGCCACCCGGTGACCACGGGGAGGCCCCTTAACCTGGGCGCTCGATATCTCAGGGTGGCGTCAGGGTCCGTTCCTGAGGCCGCTCGGGCACCCGCACCGCCAGTATCGACGTTATGACCGACACCCCCGAGCCAACGGCCGGCGAGCGCCCGGCGGACGAGGCCG
This genomic interval from Asanoa ferruginea contains the following:
- a CDS encoding PspC domain-containing protein is translated as METTRKEPVITAPTAPRLYRARDRRMVAGVAAGLADHLGIPATRVRVAFVLLLGFSGLGLLLYAAFWAVLPQRARTSEDATRRSFAQILPFLVIGVAVLITQGILFDSVGAAATGGWLIALVAVGAGVIWHQSDPERRRQWSETLPQMPWLAAVVDESDRRAFLLRFIGGGVLVATGIIGVVAVYAPSGDIGAVVNGVIFALVGLFGVAVVAGPALWRTFNQLRAEREGRIRETERAEVAAMVHDQVLHTLALIQRNAGDVKVVQRLARGQERSLRNWLYKPTASPTERFAAALEQAAAEVEDTFAITVETVVVGDRDTDERVGALVAAAREAMVNAARHAKVQTVSLYAEAEPDQLSVFVRDRGAGFDPSTVEETRHGVRGSIIGRMTRHGGRAEIRSEPGTGTEVRLFLPISRATAAAAPARPS